The Desulfovibrio sp. X2 DNA window AGCTGATGGCCTCGGCGTGGGCCTCGGTCCAGCCGTGGTCGTTGACGGACTCGAGGAGCACGAAGGCGACCTTGAGCTTCTTCTTGGCCTGGGCATGGGCCGCGGCCGGGGCCTGGACGACGAGGCCGCAGGCGAGGAGCGCGGCGGCGAACAGAACGAACAACTTCCTCATGGCTTTCCCCTCATCAGGTATTTTTCCCGTGGCGGTCCCGGGCGCCTTGCCAGGGCGGCCGCCGACCGGATCGATGCGGCAGGCGAAACAGCGGAGGTCTGGCACCCCTTTGCCGTTCTTGTCAACGATTTCACGAAAAACGCGCCCGTCCGGGGGGCGCGCCCTCACCTCGCCCCGGCGCCGTTTCCCCGCACCCAGGCGGCCAGCTCGCGCGCCCGGCGCGAAAGATCGTCCATGTCCAGGGTCGTGAAGCGGCCGTCCTCGTAGAGCACGCGGCCCGCGCACATGGTCAGGCGCACCTCGTGGCCCGTGGCCGCATAGACCACCTGGGCCACGGGATCGTGCAGCGGCATGAGGTTCGGCCGCGAAAGGTCGAGGGCGACGAGGTCGGCCGGGCCGCCCGCCTCGAGGCGGCCGAGCTCGGGCCAGCCCACGGCCTCGGCCGAGCCGCGCGTGGCCATGTCCAGCACGTCCTGCGCGGACAGGGCCTGGGAGTCCCGCGCGCGGCCCTTGGCCTGCAGCGCGGCGCTGTTCATCTCGCCGAACATGTTCAGGTCGTTGTTGCTGGCCGCGCCGTCCGTGCCGAGCGCCACGCACACGCCCGCGGCGCGCAGGGCGGCGACGTGCGCGAAGCCCGAGGCGAGCTTGGCGTTGCTCTCCGGGCAGTGGGCCACGCGCGCGCCCGACGCGGCGAGGAGCGCGATCTCCTCCGGCGTGAGGTCCACGCAGTGGGCCAGGAGCAGGTCCGGGCCGTCGGCCTTTCCGCCATCCATCCCCTCGGGGCGCGGACCGAGCAGCCCCTCGCGGCGCAGGAACTCCACGGGCCGCGCGCCGTGGGCCGCGAGCACCTGCGCGGTCTCGCCCGCGCTCTCGGCCAGGTGCAGGGCCAGGGGGACGCCGAGCTCGCGGGCCAGGTCGAAGGCCTTGCGCAGGATCTCGGGCGTGGTGGCGTAGATGGAGTGCGGCAGCACGCACTGGCGCAGGCGGCGACGCCCGGCGAGCGCGGCCTGGCGCGCGCGCACGCGCTCCATGGCCTCCTCGGCCGAGGCCGCGGCGGGCGTGGGGAAGGCGAACAGCCCCTCGCCGACAACGGCCCGAAGCCCGGCCTCGTCCGCGGCCGCGAGCACCTCGTCGGTCAGGATGTAGCCGTCCAGGAAGCAGGTCGTGCCGGTGCGGATCATCTCGGCGCAGGCGATGAGCGCTCCGGTGCGCACGGCCTCGCGCGTCAGCCGCCGCTCCACGGGGAATACGGCCTCCTGCAGCCACTGCATGAGCGGCAGGTCGTCGGCCAGGCCGCGGAACATGGTCATGGAGGCGTGGGTGTGGGCGTTCACGAGCCCCGGCATGAGCAGGGCGCGGCCGAGATCCAGGCGGCGGGCGGGAGAGAAGGCCTCGTCCAGCCGCTCGGCCGGGCCCACGGCCGCGATGCGGCGGCCGACCACGGCCACGGCAGCGTCCTCGACCACGTTTCGGGCGTCGTCCTGGGCCAGGAGCAGGTCCGCGGTCAGCAGGATGTCGCAGGGTTCGGACATGGGCGTACCTCTGGCGGGAGACTACGCCCCGCTGGACGGGGCCGCAACCGCCGGGCGAAGATTGCCGGGGCGAAGGCTAGCGCGGGGAGCCGGACGGGTCGGACGAGCCGGGGGGCAGCCCCGGGGACTGGTCCGGGGACTGGCCCGGGGACTGGCCCGAGCGGCGGGAAAACGGCAGGCGGAGCGTGAAGACCGTGCCCGCGCCGTTGGAGGAGAAGGAGACCTCGCCGCCGAGGTAGCGCTCGCCGAGCAGCTTCATGGAATAGGTGCCGAGCCCCCTGCCCGCGCCCTTGGTCGAGAACGAGCGCTTGAAGACGTTCAGCCGCGTGGATTCC harbors:
- a CDS encoding amidohydrolase family protein — encoded protein: MSEPCDILLTADLLLAQDDARNVVEDAAVAVVGRRIAAVGPAERLDEAFSPARRLDLGRALLMPGLVNAHTHASMTMFRGLADDLPLMQWLQEAVFPVERRLTREAVRTGALIACAEMIRTGTTCFLDGYILTDEVLAAADEAGLRAVVGEGLFAFPTPAAASAEEAMERVRARQAALAGRRRLRQCVLPHSIYATTPEILRKAFDLARELGVPLALHLAESAGETAQVLAAHGARPVEFLRREGLLGPRPEGMDGGKADGPDLLLAHCVDLTPEEIALLAASGARVAHCPESNAKLASGFAHVAALRAAGVCVALGTDGAASNNDLNMFGEMNSAALQAKGRARDSQALSAQDVLDMATRGSAEAVGWPELGRLEAGGPADLVALDLSRPNLMPLHDPVAQVVYAATGHEVRLTMCAGRVLYEDGRFTTLDMDDLSRRARELAAWVRGNGAGAR